The Apibacter raozihei genome contains a region encoding:
- a CDS encoding helix-turn-helix domain-containing protein, protein MGNSTKITWMEGTLNIQNQISGIERINVHNLFSLAYSEVYREKVNNEIIKSERVFEDLQILHLQNRSPIDYKFTIPQTKDTIIFHYQFSGKVEVSGYFGKLLLKSDEQNIYFSENKNISFALDADSECCLLITTNENTMSYFTNMENSWASHFEKEGRLPFHAHLLPITFSMRNCIEEMFHSGREGFLLKLHLESLMLKLVMLHFEQIENHDCKVFCSLKKVEYKRMHEVRKIITDNLNQWYTISELACKTGTNECSLKKGFKEVFGIPVFEFVKKSKMDKAYSLLRNTEHNISTIGEKLGYKNHTHFSAAFKKNFGITPKGIRQLS, encoded by the coding sequence ATGGGAAATTCAACAAAAATCACATGGATGGAAGGTACATTAAATATACAAAATCAGATCTCAGGAATTGAAAGGATAAATGTACATAATCTGTTTTCATTAGCGTATTCAGAGGTTTACAGAGAAAAAGTGAATAACGAGATAATTAAAAGTGAACGGGTATTCGAAGATTTACAAATTTTGCATTTGCAAAACCGGTCTCCAATAGATTATAAATTTACTATTCCTCAAACAAAAGACACAATTATTTTCCATTATCAATTTTCTGGCAAAGTTGAAGTTAGCGGATATTTCGGAAAATTACTTTTAAAATCTGACGAACAAAACATTTATTTTTCAGAAAATAAAAATATTTCATTTGCTTTGGATGCTGATTCTGAGTGTTGTTTACTTATAACTACGAATGAAAATACGATGAGTTATTTCACCAATATGGAAAATTCATGGGCTTCTCATTTTGAAAAGGAGGGAAGACTTCCCTTTCATGCCCATTTATTGCCGATAACATTCTCTATGCGCAATTGTATTGAAGAAATGTTTCATTCGGGCAGGGAAGGTTTCCTGCTAAAACTTCATCTGGAATCTCTCATGCTTAAACTGGTAATGCTGCATTTTGAACAAATTGAAAATCACGATTGCAAGGTTTTTTGTTCATTGAAAAAAGTTGAATATAAAAGAATGCATGAAGTGAGGAAGATAATAACAGATAATCTCAATCAATGGTATACCATTTCTGAATTAGCTTGTAAAACAGGAACCAATGAATGTTCACTGAAAAAGGGCTTTAAAGAAGTTTTTGGTATCCCTGTTTTTGAATTTGTAAAAAAATCTAAAATGGATAAGGCTTATAGCTTATTGCGAAACACGGAACATAACATTTCAACCATTGGTGAAAAATTGGGATATAAAAACCACACTCATTTTTCTGCTGCATTTAAAAAGAATTTTGGAATTACTCCTAAGGGAATAAGACAGTTGAGCTAA
- a CDS encoding ABC transporter ATP-binding protein: MIKNLKYVTSYNKKDTRIVMLLEIIHSIFVAAPSGILLVIVWELFSSHLNISRIWTVVGIMFLMLLIQFAVASKAMVTSNIWVYGLSHRLRINLGNRIQKFSLVFFKQRDPGEIASVILQDVANFEGIFGHSIGNIASAGFGTFVLSLFLFIYDWRLALCLLAAIPLILPFLGFANYLLGRLGKKQIAARNQVGAKFLEYVQGIRHLKSYGLTGERHKTLENAFDDLRKRSIRMEALPGPFLVTASIVFEIGFLSMIALGLYYLSAGSITIPVLITFLIMGYNLYNPLKVLMVDYLTIRYMNESLKRVISVLKEPTMETQENLIPEKFNIKFKGVSFGYQEKLTVHNLNFSIPEKSMLALVGHSGSGKTTIASLIARFWDVTQGSIEIGGIDIRSINQEDFYKMIAEVFQEVYLFDDSIYNNIKIGNPEAAKEEIWEAARKAQVLSFVEEFPEGMDTRVGEGGGKLSGGQKQRISIARALLKNAPIVLLDEATASLDPENEIYIQQAIQELVKSKTVVVIAHKLSTIQKAQQILVLKEGKIEERGTHQQLLTQNGTYARLWEIQQKSHGWKVH; encoded by the coding sequence ATGATTAAAAATTTAAAGTACGTAACCTCCTATAATAAAAAGGATACACGAATAGTTATGCTGTTGGAAATAATTCATAGTATTTTCGTAGCTGCTCCTTCCGGAATTTTATTGGTGATTGTATGGGAGTTATTTTCAAGTCATCTAAATATTTCAAGAATATGGACGGTGGTAGGGATCATGTTTCTGATGCTTCTTATACAGTTTGCAGTGGCATCTAAAGCAATGGTCACTTCCAATATCTGGGTGTATGGATTATCTCATCGCTTACGAATTAATCTGGGGAATCGTATTCAGAAATTTTCCCTGGTTTTTTTTAAACAACGGGACCCCGGAGAAATAGCTTCCGTAATATTACAGGATGTAGCTAATTTTGAAGGTATTTTCGGACATAGTATCGGTAATATTGCATCAGCCGGATTTGGAACCTTTGTTCTTTCCCTGTTTCTTTTCATCTACGATTGGCGTTTGGCATTATGTCTGCTGGCTGCTATTCCATTAATTCTTCCTTTCTTAGGATTTGCAAATTACTTGCTGGGTCGCTTGGGAAAAAAACAGATAGCTGCAAGAAATCAGGTGGGAGCTAAATTTCTGGAATATGTTCAGGGCATTCGTCATTTAAAATCTTACGGACTTACCGGAGAAAGGCATAAAACATTAGAAAACGCTTTTGATGATTTGCGTAAAAGAAGCATACGTATGGAAGCTTTACCCGGACCTTTTCTCGTAACAGCAAGTATTGTCTTTGAAATCGGTTTTCTTTCTATGATTGCTTTAGGATTATATTATCTTTCCGCAGGCTCTATAACAATTCCTGTGCTCATCACCTTTTTAATAATGGGCTACAACCTGTATAATCCTTTAAAAGTCTTAATGGTTGATTATCTGACAATTCGCTATATGAACGAAAGTCTAAAAAGAGTAATAAGCGTTTTAAAAGAACCTACAATGGAAACGCAGGAAAATTTAATTCCTGAAAAATTTAATATAAAATTTAAAGGAGTAAGTTTTGGGTATCAGGAAAAATTAACCGTTCATAATTTAAACTTTTCAATCCCTGAAAAATCAATGCTGGCACTTGTAGGGCATTCCGGATCCGGAAAAACCACCATAGCTTCTTTAATAGCTCGTTTTTGGGATGTTACTCAGGGTAGTATTGAAATAGGGGGGATCGATATTCGTTCCATAAATCAGGAAGATTTTTATAAAATGATAGCAGAGGTATTTCAGGAAGTGTACCTTTTTGATGATTCGATTTACAATAATATAAAAATTGGGAATCCGGAGGCTGCAAAAGAAGAAATATGGGAAGCTGCACGTAAGGCACAGGTATTAAGTTTTGTAGAGGAGTTTCCGGAAGGTATGGATACCCGGGTAGGAGAAGGGGGTGGAAAACTTTCCGGAGGTCAGAAGCAGCGCATAAGTATAGCAAGGGCTTTGCTTAAAAACGCACCTATCGTTTTGCTGGATGAAGCAACTGCAAGCCTGGATCCTGAAAATGAAATATATATACAACAAGCCATACAGGAACTGGTAAAATCAAAAACCGTTGTTGTAATTGCTCATAAGCTTTCTACCATTCAGAAAGCACAACAAATACTGGTTTTAAAAGAAGGAAAGATAGAAGAAAGAGGAACTCATCAGCAGTTGTTAACTCAAAATGGAACCTATGCACGGTTATGGGAAATTCAACAAAAATCACATGGATGGAAGGTACATTAA